The following proteins are co-located in the Nitrospirota bacterium genome:
- the scpB gene encoding SMC-Scp complex subunit ScpB: MEDREKKYALEAILFLSGDVITVSSLKDIMETPEADIQRLMAELIAEYHERNTGMLIVEIAGGYQMVTNPAYAEWVRKFKSTHASSKLSLPALETLAIIAYKQPIIRAEIEQIRGVNSDSAIRTLYDKRLIKIMGRKEAPGRPFLYGTTRDFLQYFGLKDLTELPTLKDLIREEAA; encoded by the coding sequence ATGGAAGACAGAGAGAAAAAATATGCACTTGAAGCGATACTCTTTCTTTCAGGAGACGTAATCACTGTCTCTTCACTCAAAGACATAATGGAGACCCCGGAGGCCGACATTCAAAGACTTATGGCTGAACTGATTGCAGAATACCACGAGAGAAATACCGGAATGCTTATTGTGGAAATCGCAGGCGGATACCAGATGGTCACAAACCCTGCCTATGCCGAATGGGTCAGAAAATTCAAGAGCACTCATGCATCAAGCAAACTCTCTCTCCCTGCGCTCGAAACTCTTGCGATCATTGCATACAAACAGCCGATTATAAGGGCTGAAATCGAACAGATCAGGGGTGTCAACTCTGACAGTGCTATCAGAACCCTTTATGACAAGCGGCTGATAAAAATTATGGGCCGCAAGGAAGCGCCCGGCAGACCGTTTCTTTATGGTACGACAAGGGATTTCCTCCAGTATTTCGGACTGAAGGATCTTACCGAACTTCCCACGCTGAAAGACCTTATTCGTGAGGAAGCAGCCTGA